The genomic interval ACAAAACTCATGCGATCACAGGCAAACGTTTGACTAAGAAATGATGATATCGATTAAAGTTGTGATTCAGTTCACTAATTAAACAGAGTCAGAATAAAAAGCCACCACCTCACAAAAAAGAAGCCAACAGATAAAACAAAAAAAAGGACCGTTTTCTCGGTCCTTTTTGATCTTGATAACACGCAAATATTATCGGATGTCGATGTTCTCAAAGCTTTTCACCAGATCGTCCAGTGCTTTCATTTGCGCAAGGAACGGCTCTAGTTTGTCGAGTGGCAATGCCGATGGACCATCACAACGAGCTTGTTCTGGATTTGGGTGCGCCTCAATAAACAGACCAGCAATACCCGTTGCCAAACCCGCTTTCGCTAGCTCAACAGTCTGTTCACGGCGACCGCCTGATGCCGCGCCTGATGGGTCGCGCATTTGCAGTGAATGGGTCACATCAAAAATGATTGGGCTGCCTTTTGATGCTTTTTTCATGACGCCAAAACCCAGCATATCTACAACTAGGTTATCGTAACCATGACAAGAACCACGCTCACAAAGAATGATCTTATCGTTGCCACACTCGGCAAATTTCTCAACGATGTTACCCACTTGACCTGGGCTCATGAACTGAGGTTTCTTCACGTTGATGACCGCGCCCGTTTTGGCCATCGCTTCCACAAGGTCAGTCTGACGAGCCAAGAACGCAGGTAGCTGGATAACATCCACCACATCCGCGACTGGCTGCGCTTGTGCTTCTGTGTGAACGTCTGTGATGATCTTCACGCCAAACGTGTCTTTCAGCTCTTGGAAGATTTTCATCCCTTCTTCAAGACCAGGGCCACGGTATGAGTGAACAGAACTGCGGTTGGCTTTATCGAAAGACGCTTTGAATACGTAAGGAATACCCAACTTATCGGTCACTTTCACATAGTGCTCACAGATCTGCATCGCCAAATCACGTGACTCTAGTACGTTCATGCCAGCAAACAAAGTAAATGGCTTATCGTTGGCAACTGGGATATCACCAATCTGAACAATTTTCTGTTCCATCATTA from Vibrio vulnificus NBRC 15645 = ATCC 27562 carries:
- the kdsA gene encoding 3-deoxy-8-phosphooctulonate synthase, coding for MEQKIVQIGDIPVANDKPFTLFAGMNVLESRDLAMQICEHYVKVTDKLGIPYVFKASFDKANRSSVHSYRGPGLEEGMKIFQELKDTFGVKIITDVHTEAQAQPVADVVDVIQLPAFLARQTDLVEAMAKTGAVINVKKPQFMSPGQVGNIVEKFAECGNDKIILCERGSCHGYDNLVVDMLGFGVMKKASKGSPIIFDVTHSLQMRDPSGAASGGRREQTVELAKAGLATGIAGLFIEAHPNPEQARCDGPSALPLDKLEPFLAQMKALDDLVKSFENIDIR